The Solibacillus sp. FSL W7-1464 genome contains a region encoding:
- a CDS encoding ABC transporter permease has translation MSKKSVDTYEASWWSRLTQSRYFVYILISPLFLILFAYVIYPFYSTFIQSFAGDNQLANYQKFFSLESTANLEALWNSFYISIISVICCAVVGVMMAFLLERYDFPGRRLLSVLVLVPMALPPLVGVLSFTFLYGESGIFPRLFQQMFQLEDVPFALKGIWGVIVVHTFTMYTYFYLTASAAIKGLDPSLEEAATSLGASRIRVWRKIILPMLTPSLIASSLLVFMVSMASYTAPLMFGVERTMTMQIYLSRTNGNLDMAATQSTILSFVSITFLLIMRWYQNRRNYQNLSKGISVHRSEVSSKPLKYLAVTLSFIGTLILILPILVLILISFSKDGAWTIQILPTEYTLDHYKALFTDERTWRPIWNSLQMGFIATVGNIIFGVAAAYAMVRLSFKGKTALDILITIPWALPGTVVAVNLIAAFSTESVFTFNQVLIGSFWILPLAYFIRHLPLVFRSTSASLMQLDQSVEEASRSLGASWWYTFRRIVIPLTLSGVLAGTLLAFVQSIGEFVASILIYNTSTIPLSVAIFQKLYAFKFGTACAYGVLQIILILIVLIISERLSKGSAGSAI, from the coding sequence ATGAGCAAAAAATCCGTTGACACATACGAAGCGAGTTGGTGGTCTCGTCTTACACAATCACGCTATTTTGTCTATATTCTTATCTCCCCGCTGTTTTTAATATTGTTTGCCTATGTTATTTATCCATTTTACTCAACGTTTATTCAGAGTTTTGCCGGAGACAATCAGCTGGCAAACTATCAGAAGTTTTTCAGTTTAGAAAGTACAGCCAATCTGGAGGCACTTTGGAACAGCTTTTATATATCGATCATCAGTGTCATCTGCTGTGCTGTTGTCGGGGTCATGATGGCCTTTTTACTGGAACGCTATGACTTTCCGGGTCGCCGTCTTCTCTCTGTTTTAGTACTTGTCCCGATGGCATTGCCCCCCTTGGTCGGAGTTTTATCCTTTACATTTTTATATGGTGAAAGCGGCATCTTCCCGCGCTTATTCCAGCAGATGTTTCAATTGGAAGATGTTCCGTTTGCATTAAAAGGGATTTGGGGTGTCATTGTTGTTCATACGTTTACGATGTATACGTACTTCTATTTGACCGCTTCTGCAGCTATTAAAGGGCTTGATCCTTCTTTGGAAGAAGCCGCAACCAGCCTGGGAGCAAGCAGGATACGCGTTTGGCGGAAGATTATTTTGCCGATGCTTACCCCATCTTTAATCGCATCTTCCCTCCTCGTTTTCATGGTGTCGATGGCATCCTATACAGCGCCACTCATGTTCGGGGTTGAACGTACAATGACGATGCAAATTTATTTATCACGGACAAACGGCAATTTGGATATGGCGGCAACGCAGTCGACCATTTTATCATTCGTGTCCATTACCTTTTTGCTTATTATGCGCTGGTATCAAAACCGACGTAACTATCAGAATTTAAGTAAAGGGATCAGTGTTCACCGTTCGGAAGTGAGCTCGAAGCCTTTGAAGTATTTAGCGGTTACACTTTCCTTCATCGGAACGCTAATTTTAATCTTGCCGATTTTAGTGCTGATTTTAATTTCATTTTCAAAAGACGGTGCCTGGACAATTCAGATTCTGCCGACCGAATATACGCTTGATCATTATAAAGCGCTATTTACGGATGAACGCACATGGCGGCCAATTTGGAACTCGCTGCAAATGGGCTTCATCGCAACAGTCGGCAATATTATATTCGGTGTTGCTGCTGCTTATGCGATGGTCAGACTTAGCTTCAAAGGAAAAACAGCACTCGATATTCTAATTACGATCCCGTGGGCATTGCCGGGTACAGTTGTAGCTGTTAACTTAATCGCTGCGTTTTCCACGGAAAGCGTATTTACATTCAATCAAGTATTGATCGGTTCATTCTGGATTTTACCGCTTGCGTATTTTATCCGGCATTTGCCGCTTGTCTTCAGGTCAACATCCGCGTCCCTCATGCAGTTGGATCAGTCCGTGGAAGAGGCTTCGCGAAGTTTAGGGGCCTCGTGGTGGTATACATTCAGAAGAATTGTCATCCCGCTTACTTTATCTGGCGTTCTAGCCGGGACATTGCTCGCTTTTGTGCAAAGTATCGGGGAGTTCGTCGCATCGATTTTGATTTATAATACATCAACGATTCCTCTGTCGGTTGCCATATTCCAGAAGCTGTATGCCTTCAAGTTCGGTACAGCATGCGCATATGGTGTGCTGCAGATCATTTTAATCCTCATTGTCCTGATCATTTCAGAACGTTTATCAAAAGGCTCTGCAGGGAGCGCTATTTAA
- a CDS encoding NAD(P)/FAD-dependent oxidoreductase: MNDIYDVTIIGGGPSGLYSAFYAGLRELKTKIIEFQPTLGGKLHVYPEKIIWDIGGMPPTPAQQVIENLIKQGLTFKPTVCLNTKVDFITKKEDLFVIETGSGEKHYSKKVIVAVGGGIISPIKLHIEGAEKYEVSNLHYTIRGIQSFKDKSLLISGGGNSAIDWAKDLIGIAKQITVIYRGEKLSAHEAQIRHLQDNGVPIITNTQIKTLVANETKTKIEEVILENVVTKETSEIVVDDVLVNHGYDRDSSFSFDAALAPEKDQDYDYYYLTDGKGLTSVDGIYAVGDISKYDNKVYLITGTFQDAVNAINAIKISLEPAADQYAKVSSHNEVFEKRNRELMKDMLVNTDK, from the coding sequence ATGAACGATATTTATGATGTAACGATAATTGGCGGTGGTCCTAGCGGATTATACAGTGCGTTCTATGCAGGGTTGAGAGAATTAAAAACGAAAATTATTGAATTTCAGCCGACGCTCGGCGGGAAGCTTCACGTTTATCCTGAAAAAATCATTTGGGATATCGGCGGTATGCCTCCAACACCCGCGCAGCAGGTTATTGAAAATCTCATCAAACAGGGACTGACATTTAAGCCAACCGTATGTCTAAATACAAAAGTCGATTTCATCACAAAAAAAGAAGATTTATTTGTGATTGAGACAGGTTCAGGCGAAAAACACTATTCGAAAAAAGTGATCGTGGCAGTAGGCGGAGGCATTATTAGCCCGATTAAATTGCATATTGAAGGTGCGGAAAAGTATGAAGTATCGAACTTGCATTATACAATTCGAGGCATTCAAAGCTTTAAGGACAAGTCACTGCTAATTTCAGGCGGCGGCAACTCGGCGATTGACTGGGCAAAGGATCTGATTGGTATTGCCAAACAGATTACCGTCATTTACAGAGGCGAAAAGCTGTCTGCGCACGAAGCGCAAATCCGGCATTTACAGGATAATGGCGTCCCGATCATTACAAATACTCAGATTAAAACACTTGTAGCGAACGAAACGAAGACGAAAATAGAAGAAGTCATTTTGGAAAACGTCGTAACAAAGGAAACATCGGAAATCGTGGTGGATGATGTCCTTGTAAACCACGGCTATGACCGGGATTCTTCATTTTCTTTTGATGCGGCACTTGCTCCGGAAAAAGATCAGGACTATGACTATTATTATTTGACGGACGGGAAAGGGCTGACATCGGTTGACGGGATTTATGCTGTTGGCGATATTTCCAAATATGATAACAAAGTATATTTAATTACCGGAACATTCCAGGATGCGGTCAATGCGATCAACGCCATCAAAATTAGCCTTGAACCGGCAGCAGATCAGTACGCAAAAGTTTCTTCGCATAATGAAGTATTCGAAAAACGCAACCGTGAACTGATGAAGGACATGCTCGTGAATACGGATAAATAG
- a CDS encoding FecCD family ABC transporter permease → MMNETMKMIKTSRLKRKRRFILMTSLMAIISLVLCGLMLMLGNTIYPVQDVIKVLLGEQVKGASFAVNTIRFPRMVAGLFAGFAFGVGGYIFQTMLRNPLANPNVIGITTGSSAAAVFCIIVLNASNTVVSIAAVIGGLATAIFIYLLAKGTSFSIGRLILIGIGIQAMLTAFINYLMLIGDTHDIPAAMRWLSGSLNGAKLTNLYPLILIVCICTPILMYFAKRLEMLELGEQAATSLGINTNQTRVILIITSVLMIALATAATGPIAFISFLAGPIAKKLVGVGFSGLIPAGLIGVILVLAADLIGQFAFETRYPVGVITGIIGAPYLIYLLIRINRKGDL, encoded by the coding sequence ATGATGAATGAAACGATGAAGATGATTAAGACGTCAAGATTAAAAAGAAAACGCCGGTTTATACTGATGACTTCCTTGATGGCCATCATTTCGCTAGTACTTTGCGGTTTGATGCTTATGCTCGGCAACACGATTTATCCGGTACAGGATGTCATAAAGGTTTTATTAGGTGAACAAGTGAAGGGAGCATCCTTTGCGGTAAATACAATTCGTTTTCCAAGAATGGTGGCCGGTTTGTTTGCAGGCTTTGCATTTGGTGTCGGGGGCTATATTTTCCAGACGATGCTGCGCAACCCGCTTGCAAATCCAAATGTAATCGGAATTACAACAGGTTCAAGTGCGGCAGCTGTATTTTGCATCATTGTATTAAATGCAAGCAATACGGTCGTATCCATCGCTGCTGTAATCGGAGGTCTTGCAACAGCTATCTTTATCTATCTGCTGGCAAAAGGCACATCCTTTTCGATTGGTCGACTTATTTTAATCGGTATCGGCATTCAGGCGATGCTGACGGCCTTTATCAACTATTTAATGCTCATCGGGGATACACATGATATTCCGGCTGCAATGAGATGGCTGAGCGGTAGTTTAAACGGTGCAAAATTAACGAACTTATACCCGCTAATTCTTATCGTGTGTATTTGCACTCCGATTTTAATGTATTTTGCAAAGCGTCTGGAAATGCTGGAACTTGGTGAACAGGCGGCAACATCTCTAGGCATCAATACAAATCAAACGAGAGTCATCCTTATTATTACGTCGGTGCTCATGATTGCATTGGCGACTGCTGCAACCGGTCCGATTGCCTTTATTTCCTTTTTGGCAGGTCCCATCGCAAAAAAATTAGTAGGTGTCGGATTTTCAGGTCTTATTCCTGCAGGTTTAATCGGGGTCATTTTAGTATTGGCGGCAGATCTTATCGGACAGTTTGCTTTTGAGACACGCTATCCAGTAGGGGTCATTACAGGGATAATCGGTGCACCATACTTAATTTATTTATTAATCCGTATTAATCGGAAAGGAGATTTATGA
- a CDS encoding GNAT family N-acetyltransferase — protein MNIRILGYKDAEQYKHVRLHGLLHSPTSFSSSFEHENNYTVPEIEQRLRPQADIFTLGAFEENELIGIATFKRETGAKLNHKGVLVGLYVMPESRGKGVARDMIEELLRLLRENDGLEQLHLTVESTNEQAISLYESLGFKRFAKEERALKVEGSYYDQVWMVKEL, from the coding sequence ATGAACATTCGAATATTAGGTTATAAAGATGCAGAACAATATAAACACGTTAGATTACACGGGCTTTTACATTCTCCAACATCATTTAGCTCGTCTTTTGAACATGAGAACAATTATACGGTCCCGGAAATTGAACAGCGTCTTCGTCCGCAAGCCGATATATTTACGCTTGGGGCATTTGAAGAGAACGAGCTGATCGGAATTGCGACATTTAAAAGAGAAACGGGTGCAAAACTGAATCATAAAGGTGTTCTTGTCGGACTCTATGTTATGCCTGAATCCAGAGGAAAAGGCGTAGCGCGGGATATGATAGAAGAACTGTTGCGCCTATTAAGAGAAAATGATGGTCTTGAACAGCTGCATTTAACTGTCGAGTCTACAAATGAACAGGCAATCTCTCTTTACGAATCACTAGGATTTAAGCGATTTGCAAAGGAAGAGCGTGCCCTGAAGGTTGAAGGCAGCTACTATGATCAAGTATGGATGGTAAAAGAGCTATAA
- a CDS encoding FecCD family ABC transporter permease, with translation MKSTSVLEKKQIMMPRNFIKVLLLLIILLGLCILASLVFGSRMIGWTDLLNGLFHSEAQSHEANVVRQRVVRTIFCLLCGAALGVSGALMQSVTRNPIADPSILGVNTGASLFVVCGIAFLNISSANQYIWLAIAGAFITAIFVFGIGSMGKGGATPLKLVLAGAATSAILSSLVVAIMIPRTNVMDQFRFWQVGSVGSGSWDTITLFIPFIAVGLFIAFITAPALNAMALGDDVATGLGVRTGTVRIAAALGGVLLCGAATALAGPIGFIGLLATHIVRLVVGPDLRYIIPMSALSGAIILTFSDVIGRVLGSPSELEVGIVTAFIGAPILILITMKAKMRAI, from the coding sequence ATGAAAAGTACATCCGTTTTAGAAAAGAAGCAAATTATGATGCCGCGAAATTTTATCAAAGTATTATTACTTTTGATAATTTTACTCGGGCTATGTATACTAGCATCACTTGTATTTGGTTCGCGGATGATAGGCTGGACAGATCTTCTGAATGGGTTATTCCATTCAGAGGCTCAGTCTCATGAAGCGAACGTCGTAAGGCAGCGTGTAGTAAGAACGATTTTCTGTTTACTATGCGGCGCAGCATTAGGTGTTTCCGGAGCGCTTATGCAATCGGTGACACGAAACCCGATTGCCGATCCAAGTATATTAGGTGTCAATACAGGGGCATCCCTTTTCGTCGTTTGCGGCATTGCCTTTTTGAATATCAGTTCAGCAAATCAGTATATTTGGCTTGCGATAGCGGGAGCTTTTATTACCGCTATTTTTGTATTCGGGATTGGTTCAATGGGGAAAGGTGGCGCGACGCCATTAAAGCTCGTGTTGGCAGGTGCAGCTACGAGTGCAATTTTATCATCACTTGTCGTGGCGATCATGATACCAAGAACGAATGTTATGGATCAGTTCAGATTTTGGCAGGTCGGAAGTGTCGGTTCCGGCAGCTGGGATACAATTACGTTATTTATTCCTTTTATAGCAGTAGGACTATTTATTGCCTTCATTACAGCTCCGGCATTAAATGCGATGGCATTAGGTGATGATGTTGCGACAGGGCTGGGTGTACGCACAGGTACTGTAAGAATTGCAGCGGCATTAGGTGGCGTATTATTATGTGGTGCTGCAACGGCATTGGCAGGTCCAATCGGCTTTATTGGTTTATTAGCTACACATATCGTACGTCTCGTAGTCGGTCCTGATCTACGTTATATTATCCCGATGTCAGCATTGTCGGGGGCGATTATTTTAACCTTTTCCGATGTGATCGGTAGGGTTCTTGGCAGTCCAAGTGAGCTCGAAGTTGGAATTGTCACGGCCTTTATAGGTGCGCCGATTTTAATTTTAATTACGATGAAAGCGAAAATGCGTGCAATATGA
- a CDS encoding ABC transporter ATP-binding protein: MKAVRINDVSKKFGDVVSVKDLELDIKSGEFFTFLGPSGCGKTTTLRMIAGFYYPSQGKIYFDNQDVTTLQPNKRNIGMVFQNYALFPHMTVNENIAFGLEIRKYDRKTIKEKVDRIRELVHLGPYGSRKINELSGGQQQRVALARALVIEPDILLLDEPLSNLDAKLREETRIEIKRIQSELGVTTIYVTHDQTEAMAMSDRIMVMEHGVVKQIGTPQEIYHRPNNRFVATFIGETNLLTMKVKSIEDNMITVTNDKGLELQGLTENLAAGLQVAIGDEIYVSVRPEAFESGPGENTVTGIVELIEFTGISVNYFIKWNDTTLKAMIISRGTAILQAGDMIELHIPKQNIYFLGE, translated from the coding sequence ATGAAAGCTGTTCGTATTAACGACGTTTCAAAAAAATTCGGTGATGTCGTGAGCGTCAAAGATTTAGAGCTGGATATAAAATCGGGTGAATTTTTTACATTTCTAGGTCCGAGTGGGTGTGGCAAAACAACAACATTACGGATGATTGCCGGATTTTACTACCCTTCTCAAGGTAAAATTTACTTTGACAATCAGGATGTCACAACATTGCAGCCTAATAAACGGAATATTGGAATGGTGTTTCAAAACTATGCACTCTTCCCGCATATGACAGTCAATGAAAATATTGCATTCGGTCTGGAGATCCGGAAATATGATAGAAAAACGATCAAAGAAAAGGTTGACCGGATACGCGAGCTTGTTCATCTAGGTCCATATGGCTCACGCAAAATCAATGAATTATCGGGTGGTCAGCAGCAGCGTGTTGCTTTGGCACGTGCGCTTGTCATTGAACCTGACATTTTGCTTCTGGATGAGCCATTATCCAATTTGGATGCAAAATTACGTGAGGAAACGCGGATTGAAATCAAACGGATTCAGTCGGAACTGGGTGTGACGACAATTTACGTTACCCATGACCAGACTGAGGCGATGGCAATGTCCGACCGGATTATGGTAATGGAGCATGGCGTCGTCAAACAAATCGGTACGCCACAGGAAATTTACCATCGGCCAAACAACCGCTTTGTCGCTACTTTTATCGGAGAGACAAACTTGCTTACGATGAAAGTAAAATCGATTGAAGACAATATGATTACCGTTACAAATGATAAAGGACTTGAACTGCAAGGCCTGACAGAAAACTTGGCAGCGGGTCTTCAAGTAGCAATCGGAGACGAAATTTATGTATCCGTCCGTCCTGAAGCATTTGAAAGCGGTCCTGGTGAAAACACCGTTACAGGTATCGTCGAGCTGATCGAATTTACCGGAATCAGCGTAAATTACTTTATCAAATGGAATGATACTACATTAAAAGCAATGATTATTAGTCGGGGTACTGCAATACTGCAAGCTGGCGATATGATTGAACTACATATCCCGAAACAAAATATTTATTTCCTAGGAGAATAA
- a CDS encoding ABC transporter ATP-binding protein, which produces MKSTHTFQTENLVAGYDNKAILQGVSLAIPSNKISIIIGSNGCGKSTLLKTMARLIKPISGQVLLDDKSINKIPPKQLARVLGLLPQSPIVPEGITVADLVGRGRFPHQSFLKGWSTEDYEAVAEAMEMMNITELADSHIDELSGGQRQRVWIAMALAQQTDILFLDEPTTYLDITYQVEILDLLTDLNRKHGTTIVMVLHDINLSARYADYIFALYKGRLVSEGTPANVITSELIKEIFNLNCVVTQDPVSDSPSVVPIGRHHSKSGMLV; this is translated from the coding sequence ATGAAATCGACACATACATTCCAAACGGAAAATCTTGTTGCAGGCTATGACAACAAAGCGATTTTACAAGGTGTTAGTCTAGCGATTCCAAGCAATAAAATCAGCATTATTATCGGTTCGAATGGCTGTGGAAAATCGACACTCTTAAAAACGATGGCACGATTAATCAAGCCAATCTCCGGCCAAGTATTGTTGGATGATAAATCGATTAACAAAATCCCGCCGAAGCAGCTTGCACGTGTTTTAGGACTTCTTCCACAATCACCGATCGTACCTGAAGGCATCACAGTTGCTGACTTAGTTGGCAGGGGCCGGTTTCCACATCAGAGCTTTTTAAAAGGCTGGTCAACTGAGGATTATGAAGCGGTAGCAGAAGCGATGGAAATGATGAACATAACGGAACTTGCCGACAGTCATATCGATGAGCTGTCAGGAGGGCAAAGACAACGTGTATGGATTGCCATGGCACTTGCACAGCAAACCGACATCTTGTTTTTGGACGAACCGACTACATACTTGGATATTACGTACCAAGTGGAGATTTTGGACTTATTGACGGATTTAAATCGTAAGCACGGCACGACAATTGTGATGGTGCTCCATGATATTAATTTATCCGCCCGCTATGCCGACTATATTTTTGCTTTATATAAAGGTCGACTTGTTTCGGAGGGAACACCAGCAAACGTAATTACGAGTGAATTGATCAAAGAGATATTTAATTTAAACTGTGTTGTCACTCAAGATCCTGTTTCGGATTCGCCTTCTGTTGTACCAATCGGAAGACATCATTCGAAATCCGGAATGCTCGTTTAG